One genomic region from Anthonomus grandis grandis chromosome 1, icAntGran1.3, whole genome shotgun sequence encodes:
- the LOC126733858 gene encoding putative malate dehydrogenase 1B: MAFFTICGKPDCKLYAHATYVAHYLYEHLPNFKYKKIEKSSLEWPAFVKGINEKNKWYLVKSPIIWKEISSWGGKPYLIGGLSEFWEYCFCYYGLESFIPKEDLEKLAINNLAFFQEEKDKNSKKNRKYNAVIGILGVKDHSIPVEQLIEEFLKIPFFTTGHGILVKIYFSESTILNPHFKSYLSDIAHFYNSSAIFGDVPLVEIVETKNEIVEDSDLLLIMTNLSRRENENSEAWMERCACRIVKLGNILHYKAKRGLRVVFCNDGPLCYLASILVETCAILIPSNIVVLAADLGLPVLREVSRKTGIHVSKMGAPPVWGFIGNNYYIDESHITFKAQIFKPYKRALTSPEDSSLPLGTMASELRLMSYLLPDQHDDIMKAVDERQKRMKEALQRPPCLSKLRALISLLKIWYSDETPDEIISLGIVSNGSFNIPCGLVFAQPCILDGKRRWKPFSNFPLVNDAVLEKIDGLIEKSVELIGKIFSSQKEDVKDIENSADETEKVKEEKLDDILF, translated from the exons ATGGCTTTTTTTACGATATGTGGAAAACCAGATTGTAAACTTTACGCACACGCTACTTATGTTGCGCATTATCTTTACGAGCATTTGcccaattttaaatataaaaaaattgagaaatctaGTTTGGAATGGCCG GCATTTGTAAAAGGAATAAATGAGAAGAACAAGTGGTACTTGGTAAAAAGTCCGATTATTTGGAAAGAAATTAGTTCTTGGGGAGGTAAGCCTTACTTAATTGGAGGCCTAAGTGAATTTTGGGAGTATTGTTTTTGCTATTACGGTTTGGAATCTTTTATACCTAAGGAAGATTTAGAAAAACTAGCCATAAATAATTTAGCG TTCTTTCAAGAAGAAAAGgataaaaattcaaagaaaaatagaaaatataatgcAGTAATAGGTATATTAGGTGTCAAAGATCATTCGATACCAGTTGAGCAATTAATagaagaatttcttaaaatacccttttttacCACCGGCCATGGTATATTGGTCAAGATTTATTTCTCCGAATCAACAATACTAAATCCACATTTCAAGTCGTATCTCAGTGATATTGCACACTTTTATAATTCATCAGCAATATTCGGAGATGTCCCGCTTGTGGAAATTGttgaaacaaaaaatgaaatagtaGAAGATTCTGATTTGTTGCTCATTATGACAAATTTATCTCG CCGTGAAAACGAAAATTCCGAAGCTTGGATGGAAAGATGCGCCTGTCGCATTGTAAAACTAGGAAACATATTACATTACAAAGCCAAACGTGGATTAAGAGTTGTTTTTTGCAATGACGGACCCTTGTGCTATTTAGCATCCATATTAGTCGAAACATGCGCTATTCTTATCCCATCTAACATCGTAGTACTGGCAGCCGATTTAGGATTACCAGTGTTAAGGGAGGTATCAAGGAAAACCGGTATCCACGTATCCAAAATGGGCGCGCCTCCAGTATGGGGTTTTATTGGCAATAACTATTACATTGATGAATCCCATATTACCTTTAAAGCGCAAATTTTTAAACCCTATAAAAG GGCTCTCACTTCCCCAGAAGACTCAAGTTTACCACTGGGTACCATGGCATCTGAATTAAGGCTAATGTCGTATTTATTACCAGACCAACACGATGATATCATGAAGGCAGTAGATGAAAGACAA aaacgAATGAAAGAAGCACTTCAACGACCGCCATGTTTATCAAAACTGAGGGCTTTAATCAGCCTGTTGAAAATATGGTACTCGGATGAGACGCCGGATGAAATTATATCATTGGGAATAGTGTCAAATG GTTCTTTTAATATTCCTTGTGGCCTGGTTTTCGCTCAGCCTTGCATACTGGATGGAAAACGCAGATGGAAACCGTTTTCAAATTTTCCTCTTGTTAACGACGctgttttggaaaaaattgatggTTTGATTGAGAAATCTGTCGAACTAATCgggaaaatattttcatcacAAAAAGAAGATGTCAAAGATATAGAAAACAGCGCTGATGAGACCGAAAAAGTGAAGGAAGAAAAACTGGATgatattctattttaa
- the LOC126733866 gene encoding protein Lilipod, which translates to MEEEFEEPDITEQIFHNTVREQIIFLLLFACLYAASFTTLNKFKRRGKEDYYSCDEDEITVYRISTWLCTFSLAVSIGSVLLLPISIVSNEILVNCSDSYYIKWLNSSLIQGLWNYVFLFSNLSMFVLLPFAYLFTESEGFFGSRKGLWARVYETFVVFNLLALVVLGMTFVLAALLNKDEFNVIPIFSLWMYLPFLYSCISFFGVLILLVCTPLGLVRLFDVVGTVLVKPQFLVDLNEEYSTCDFEAECLMRRLKRVEHTGFYCVDPTPMSFENGIFLTTDESKPVECVTKLRNGELRTKLGSVLKQLEAKRSILDKQRKTSSLRRNLVYPIAMLLLIGFTGIAVLLVIQNILSILIGLKALPNSSKQFTLGVASLSRLGPVGAALEIIMIVYFIVTSSIGLYSAPFMKKIRPTPGGTSFTLVIVNCALVLVISTALPLLCKTLGITNFDLLGEFGSIEWLGNFKIVLSYNIVFATASSLCIVNKFTAKVRRDLYARLVENYVYVTNCVSFIN; encoded by the exons atttttctcCTCCTATTCGCATGTCTTTATGCGGCCAGTTTTACAAccttaaacaagtttaaaaggAGAG gtaaagaAGACTATTACAGTTGTGATGAAGATGAAATAACAGTATATCGGATAAGCACCTGGCTGTGCACATTCTCCCTAGCAGTTTCTATAGGATCAGTTTTGTTACTTCCTATATCTATTGTTTCTAATGAAATACTTGTAAACTGCTCAGATAGCTACTACATAAAATGGCTCAATTCATCGCTCATACAAG GTTTATGGAATTATGTATTTCTGTTCTCCAACCTATCCATGTTCGTTTTACTCCCATTCGCGTATCTGTTCACTGAATCGGAGGGATTTTTCGGATCTCGCAAGGGATTATGGGCCAGAGTATACGAGACCTTTGTGGTTTTCAACCTTCTTGCCTTAGTGGTTTTGGGTATGACGTTCGTCTTGGCTGCGCTACTGAACAAAGACGAGTTTAACGTTATTCCTATATTTA gcttatGGATGTATCTGCCATTTTTATATTCGTGCATATCATTCTTtggagttttaattttattag TATGTACTCCGCTAGGACTTGTTCGACTGTTTGATGTTGTAGGAACCGTGTTAGTTAAGCCGCAATTTCTTGTTGATTTAAATGAGGAGTACTCGACCTGTGATTTTGAAGCTGAATGTTTAATGCGAAGACTGAAAAGAGTTGAACATACAG gtttttactGTGTGGATCCAACTCCAATGTCCTTTGAAAACGGTATTTTTCTTACGACAGATGAAAGCAAACCCGTAGAGTGTGTAACCAAGCTGCGCAACGGTGAATTGCGCACAAAATTAGGCAGCGTTTTAAAACAATTGGAAGCTAAAAGATCAATTTTAG ATAAACAGAGAAAAACTTCTTCTTTGAGAAGAAATCTCGTTTATCCAATAGCAATGCTGCTTTTAATTGGATTCACAGGAATCGCAGTGTTGCTCGTGATCCAAAATATTCTCTCAATTTTGATAGGCCTTAAAGCTTTACCAAATAGTTCCAAG cAATTTACGTTAGGCGTAGCTTCACTGTCAAGGCTAGGTCCCGTAGGGGCGGCCTTGGAGATAATAATGATCGTATACTTCATCGTTACTTCATCCATTGGCCTGTATTCAGCCccatttatgaaaaaaattaggcCAACACCTGGTGGTACCTCTTTTACGTTGGTGATTGTCAATTGTGCCTTAGTTTTGGTTATTAGTACTGCATTACCGTTGTTGTGTAAAACTTTAG gaattaCAAACTTTGACCTCCTAGGTGAATTTGGCAGCATCGAATGGCTCGGTAACTTCAAAATCGTCTTATCATACAATATTGTATTCGCCACCGCGTCATCGCTTTGCATCGTAAATAAATTTACGGCAAAAGTTCGAAGAGATTTATACGCCCGTTTAGTAGAAAATTACGTGTACGTCACCAATTGCGTGTCgtttatcaattaa